Proteins from one Mycobacterium adipatum genomic window:
- a CDS encoding O-methyltransferase has protein sequence MTEPADVDRLLGELLHTEDDALRAARASTEAAGMPAIEVSAQHGHLLTLFAKMTGARRVLEIGTLAGYSTICLARGVGAQGRVTTCEYEPRHAEVATANLARAGLADRVEVIVGSALDTLPTLTGPFDLFFIDADKENNPAYVEAAIGLAAPGALIVVDNIARGGRVLEPAPEDAQAIAVRDTLAMMGNHPRLDTAAIQTVGAKGWDGFAVAIVT, from the coding sequence ATGACCGAACCGGCGGATGTGGACAGATTGCTCGGCGAGTTGTTGCACACCGAGGATGACGCGCTGCGCGCGGCGCGCGCGTCGACCGAGGCGGCGGGAATGCCGGCCATCGAGGTGTCCGCGCAGCACGGCCACCTGCTGACATTGTTCGCGAAGATGACCGGCGCCCGACGTGTGCTCGAAATAGGGACGCTGGCAGGCTATTCCACGATATGTCTGGCCCGCGGCGTCGGTGCGCAGGGCCGGGTGACCACGTGCGAGTACGAGCCCCGGCACGCCGAGGTGGCCACGGCCAACCTGGCGCGAGCGGGTCTGGCGGACCGCGTCGAGGTGATCGTCGGGTCCGCACTGGACACCCTGCCCACCCTGACCGGCCCGTTCGATCTGTTCTTCATCGACGCGGACAAGGAGAACAACCCGGCCTATGTGGAGGCGGCGATCGGGCTGGCCGCTCCGGGTGCACTCATCGTGGTCGACAACATCGCTCGCGGTGGCCGGGTGCTCGAGCCGGCGCCCGAGGATGCGCAGGCCATCGCGGTCCGCGACACCCTGGCGATGATGGGCAACCATCCGCGTCTGGACACGGCGGCCATCCAGACCGTCGGCGCCAAGGGCTGGGACGGGTTCGCCGTCGCCATCGTCACCTGA
- a CDS encoding diguanylate cyclase domain-containing protein, with the protein MARIVGAATYFVAFPLLYALSVVAGRATRLAGSEVSLVWPAAAVGVIWMLATSTRGTRERITHVVLLGLVAYSTNVATGATPILSAWFVLVNIVLSLVTVAVLRYRRNEVVLRDPADLARLAAAVAVGTCSAAVLATGYFAVAKGADMFETFALFAVRNGVTALLGVAIWLRLRDVSWKRPRTPVGAVLEALLAMVAVGCVFVWTFWPNHGIPMAFIALVPAIWLTLRYSTTVSTVFLTLAGIWIIYATLADRGPLIVPDMQVRALLAQAMVGSLTLIVLTLSLYRDSRTRLIRQLKQARDRADRDSELLGAVLDSIHDSVVVIDAHGAVILQNARSAGSGLVDDVVAASMARTSTSSVDGEDGHQPSDIVIEAHDHRVIELATAPLARQDGLDVLAFRDVTEQRQNARALREARDLFAGVLKAASEQAIIGTDPSGRITVFNHGAERLLGWSQDEMLGRTPLTFHHRPEVLARAAELGVPEGFEVFVHNVTPGNAEVREWTYVRRDGSRAAVSLAVSEMTDEHGTCAGYIGVASDITDRKAAQQALAESEERFRLAFDTAPMGMFMFGLAPPRRGLITRCNRAMAELLGCSTGELLGTRVTDLGDDQGRTAAGGLGYLMDLEEGRSAETETSFTRADGAVVWGAVSASVVAPPGSDPYGICLVEDVTGRKRVEAELQYLASHDPLTGLANRALFTDRVEQAVAAAADGDGAGVGLILLDLDGFKTVNDTWGHAEGDLVLAGVARRILAAIRSTDTAARLGGDEFAVLCPHLAGIDQLKGLAERLRVELRGPVVLSDGHTYDQLSVSAGVVIWQPGSTAAAFLHHADRTMYQAKRRGKNRVSTGDPAVEPMRPASRQ; encoded by the coding sequence ATGGCTCGAATCGTGGGTGCTGCGACGTACTTTGTCGCATTCCCGCTTCTTTATGCGCTGTCCGTGGTCGCCGGCCGCGCCACTCGGCTGGCCGGCAGCGAGGTCTCCCTGGTGTGGCCGGCGGCGGCCGTCGGCGTCATCTGGATGCTCGCCACGTCCACCCGCGGCACCCGGGAACGCATCACCCACGTGGTCCTGCTGGGGCTGGTGGCCTATTCGACGAACGTCGCGACCGGCGCCACGCCCATCCTCAGCGCCTGGTTCGTGCTCGTCAACATCGTGCTGTCGCTGGTGACGGTGGCCGTGTTGCGCTATCGGCGCAACGAGGTCGTGCTTCGTGACCCCGCCGACCTTGCCCGTCTCGCCGCCGCGGTGGCGGTCGGGACCTGCAGCGCAGCCGTGCTGGCGACCGGCTACTTCGCGGTCGCCAAGGGCGCGGACATGTTCGAAACATTCGCACTGTTCGCGGTCCGCAACGGCGTCACCGCGCTGCTCGGGGTGGCCATCTGGCTGCGCTTGCGCGATGTCAGCTGGAAGCGCCCGAGGACCCCGGTGGGTGCGGTGCTGGAGGCCCTGTTGGCGATGGTCGCCGTCGGGTGTGTGTTCGTGTGGACCTTCTGGCCGAACCACGGCATACCGATGGCGTTCATCGCGCTCGTTCCCGCCATCTGGCTGACGCTGCGCTACAGCACCACGGTGAGCACCGTATTCCTCACGCTGGCGGGCATCTGGATCATCTACGCAACGCTGGCCGACAGGGGACCGCTGATCGTGCCCGATATGCAGGTGCGGGCTCTGCTGGCGCAGGCGATGGTGGGCAGCCTGACGCTGATCGTGCTGACCCTGTCGCTGTACCGAGATTCCCGCACGCGTCTGATCAGACAACTGAAACAGGCCCGGGATCGGGCGGACCGCGACTCCGAACTGCTGGGCGCCGTGCTCGACAGCATCCACGACAGCGTCGTCGTCATCGACGCGCACGGTGCGGTGATCCTGCAGAACGCCCGTTCGGCGGGCTCCGGGCTGGTCGACGATGTCGTGGCGGCCTCGATGGCCCGCACGTCCACGTCGTCTGTCGATGGCGAGGACGGCCACCAGCCCAGCGACATCGTCATCGAAGCGCACGACCACCGCGTCATCGAACTGGCCACGGCCCCGCTGGCGCGTCAGGACGGCCTGGACGTCCTGGCGTTCCGCGATGTCACCGAGCAACGTCAGAACGCCCGTGCTCTGCGTGAGGCACGCGACCTCTTCGCCGGCGTGCTGAAAGCCGCATCCGAGCAGGCGATCATCGGCACCGACCCCAGTGGGCGCATCACGGTCTTCAACCATGGCGCGGAGCGACTGCTGGGATGGTCGCAGGACGAGATGCTCGGCCGCACACCGTTGACGTTCCACCACCGCCCCGAAGTGTTGGCACGGGCTGCCGAGCTGGGTGTGCCCGAGGGGTTCGAGGTCTTCGTGCACAACGTCACCCCGGGCAACGCCGAGGTTCGCGAGTGGACGTACGTGCGCCGTGACGGTAGCCGTGCGGCGGTGAGTCTGGCGGTGTCGGAGATGACCGATGAACACGGCACGTGCGCGGGCTATATCGGCGTCGCCTCGGACATCACCGACCGCAAGGCGGCCCAACAGGCTCTGGCCGAGAGCGAAGAGCGGTTCCGGTTGGCCTTTGACACCGCCCCGATGGGAATGTTCATGTTCGGGCTCGCCCCACCACGACGGGGGCTGATCACCCGGTGTAACCGGGCGATGGCCGAGCTCCTGGGGTGCTCGACGGGGGAGTTGCTCGGCACCAGGGTGACCGACCTCGGCGACGATCAGGGACGCACCGCTGCTGGGGGCTTGGGGTACCTGATGGACCTTGAGGAAGGACGGTCCGCGGAAACCGAGACCTCCTTCACGCGCGCCGACGGTGCGGTGGTCTGGGGTGCGGTGTCGGCATCGGTCGTGGCTCCGCCGGGCTCGGATCCCTACGGCATCTGTCTGGTCGAGGATGTCACCGGCCGCAAGCGGGTCGAAGCGGAACTGCAGTATCTCGCTTCCCACGATCCGTTGACCGGACTGGCCAACCGGGCGCTGTTCACCGACCGGGTCGAGCAGGCGGTGGCCGCCGCGGCAGACGGAGACGGCGCCGGCGTGGGCCTGATCCTCCTGGACCTCGACGGGTTCAAGACCGTCAACGACACCTGGGGGCATGCCGAGGGAGATCTGGTCCTCGCGGGAGTGGCCCGGCGGATTCTGGCCGCGATCCGATCGACCGACACCGCGGCCCGGCTGGGTGGCGACGAGTTCGCGGTGTTGTGTCCCCACCTCGCCGGTATCGACCAACTCAAGGGCCTCGCGGAGCGGCTACGGGTGGAACTGCGAGGTCCGGTCGTGCTGTCGGATGGCCACACCTATGACCAGCTGTCGGTGAGCGCCGGCGTGGTCATCTGGCAGCCGGGATCCACCGCCGCGGCCTTCCTGCACCATGCCGACCGCACGATGTATCAGGCCAAAAGGCGCGGCAAGAATCGGGTCAGCACCGGAGACCCGGCCGTGGAACCGATGAGACCTGCTTCACGACAATAG
- a CDS encoding DUF305 domain-containing protein, with protein MSRTGLLAALTVAALISGCGGQESTSAATSSSTTSEAVTLAPGVNAADRAFAYGMLAQRPQVDQLVALARSNSGNPSMVAMAETLAVSEQQQSETINALLVQWTDGQEGGQGPPPAGPALFDRGAVERLGSLQGPEFDKLWLQVMLNHHQAVLTMASSEIKEGEDVNAKTLAQAIITTRQEEIVHMQQLMGGGPR; from the coding sequence ATGAGCCGAACGGGATTGCTGGCAGCGCTGACCGTTGCCGCGCTGATCTCCGGCTGCGGCGGTCAGGAATCCACCTCGGCCGCCACCTCGAGCTCGACGACATCGGAAGCGGTCACCCTGGCTCCCGGGGTCAACGCCGCCGACCGCGCGTTCGCGTACGGGATGCTCGCCCAGCGGCCGCAGGTGGACCAGCTGGTCGCGCTGGCACGGAGCAACTCGGGTAATCCGTCGATGGTGGCGATGGCCGAGACGCTGGCCGTCAGCGAACAACAGCAGAGCGAGACGATCAATGCGTTGCTGGTGCAGTGGACCGACGGGCAGGAGGGCGGACAGGGCCCGCCGCCGGCGGGGCCGGCTCTGTTCGACCGCGGCGCCGTCGAGCGGCTCGGGTCGCTGCAGGGCCCGGAGTTCGACAAACTGTGGCTTCAGGTCATGCTCAACCACCACCAGGCCGTGTTGACCATGGCCTCCTCCGAGATCAAGGAGGGCGAGGACGTCAACGCCAAGACACTGGCGCAGGCGATCATCACCACCCGGCAGGAGGAGATCGTGCACATGCAGCAGTTGATGGGAGGCGGTCCGCGATGA
- a CDS encoding DAPG hydrolase family protein produces the protein MSYLGYRDGDENTPFGEFFDPQMAPLPAHVVEALEHGPQAEPVLPGFDDVAALMDSTVQQTENGYGRLAGGAFQVSVRTDMPGVTPPMWDWWFGWHGSDSRRYKLWHPRAHVCAQWRDGGADVRYVGRTSLVREYLGSADTRAAIQFVEPSLLGLVVPETDVAICARLGSADLPVDVGWLIHHVRPTADGAQMRSRFWMGGRFVAVRRGFGITDRAVAPIAARQLPDPRDLLVHCAQEMNHLAAFLPQLYARMTQTDPPLSV, from the coding sequence ATGTCGTATCTGGGTTATCGCGACGGTGACGAGAACACCCCGTTCGGTGAGTTCTTCGATCCGCAGATGGCGCCGCTGCCCGCCCATGTCGTCGAGGCGCTGGAGCACGGACCGCAGGCCGAACCGGTCCTTCCCGGGTTCGATGATGTTGCCGCACTGATGGATTCGACGGTACAACAGACCGAGAACGGTTACGGCAGGCTGGCCGGTGGCGCTTTCCAGGTGTCTGTGCGCACCGATATGCCGGGTGTGACACCGCCGATGTGGGACTGGTGGTTCGGCTGGCACGGATCGGACTCACGGCGTTACAAACTGTGGCATCCGCGCGCCCATGTCTGCGCGCAGTGGCGCGATGGCGGCGCGGATGTCCGCTACGTCGGTCGAACCTCCTTGGTGCGTGAGTATCTCGGGTCTGCTGATACCAGGGCGGCGATCCAGTTCGTGGAGCCGTCGCTGCTGGGCTTGGTGGTACCCGAAACCGATGTGGCCATCTGCGCGCGGCTGGGATCGGCCGATCTCCCCGTCGATGTGGGTTGGCTGATCCACCACGTCCGGCCCACAGCTGACGGTGCCCAGATGCGGTCCCGATTCTGGATGGGTGGCCGGTTTGTGGCGGTGCGCCGCGGTTTCGGGATCACCGACCGGGCGGTGGCCCCGATCGCCGCGCGCCAACTCCCCGACCCGCGCGATCTGCTGGTGCACTGCGCGCAGGAGATGAACCATCTGGCCGCGTTCCTGCCGCAGTTGTACGCCCGGATGACGCAGACGGATCCGCCGCTTTCTGTCTAG
- a CDS encoding metal-sensitive transcriptional regulator, translated as MSDAAEHGYSPLKENYAKRLRRIEGQVRGIAKMIDDDKYCIDILTQISAVNSALQSVALGLLDEHLGHCVTQAVAEGGEQADAKLAEASAAIARLVRS; from the coding sequence ATGAGCGATGCAGCAGAACACGGCTATTCGCCGCTGAAGGAGAACTACGCCAAACGGCTGCGCAGGATCGAGGGCCAGGTCCGGGGGATCGCCAAGATGATCGATGACGACAAGTACTGCATCGACATCCTGACCCAGATCAGCGCCGTCAACAGTGCGCTGCAATCGGTGGCGCTGGGGCTGCTCGACGAGCATCTGGGCCACTGCGTCACCCAGGCCGTCGCCGAGGGGGGCGAGCAGGCCGACGCCAAACTCGCCGAGGCGTCCGCCGCGATCGCCCGCCTGGTGCGTTCCTGA
- a CDS encoding IclR family transcriptional regulator yields the protein MAPTEEQPSTKIDGRDDGLQVLRRAAAALDEIATAPGLLRPADLGANLGLAKSTARRLLVALVDIGFAAVDDAGRYHLGDRLLGLTSADGSNLAATLRPVIERVAKATGETVDLSVLRGHQMWFIDQIESGHRLRAVSAIGERFPLTDTANGKAALALLDDEQIPSSLLPEIRGIRESGIAYDRDEHTGGISAAGIAGRLPGGHIVAISVPTPTERFAQREPVIVDALRAARSAPEWTPGLLR from the coding sequence ATGGCGCCGACGGAAGAGCAACCGAGCACGAAAATTGACGGGCGCGATGACGGCCTGCAGGTGCTGCGCCGCGCCGCCGCGGCGCTGGACGAGATCGCGACGGCGCCGGGCCTCCTGCGGCCGGCCGATCTCGGAGCCAACCTCGGCCTGGCCAAGTCCACCGCACGCAGGCTGCTGGTCGCCCTCGTCGATATCGGCTTCGCCGCCGTCGACGATGCCGGCCGCTACCACCTCGGCGACCGCCTCCTGGGACTGACCAGCGCCGATGGCTCGAATCTGGCCGCAACCCTGCGACCGGTCATCGAGCGGGTCGCGAAGGCGACCGGAGAGACCGTCGACCTCTCGGTCCTGCGCGGACACCAGATGTGGTTCATCGACCAGATCGAGTCCGGGCACCGACTACGCGCCGTGTCTGCGATCGGCGAACGCTTCCCGCTGACCGACACCGCCAACGGCAAGGCCGCACTGGCACTGCTGGACGATGAGCAGATCCCCAGTTCGCTGCTGCCCGAGATCCGTGGCATCCGCGAGTCCGGGATCGCCTACGACCGCGATGAGCACACCGGCGGAATCTCGGCGGCGGGTATCGCCGGAAGACTGCCGGGTGGGCATATCGTGGCGATCTCGGTGCCGACCCCCACCGAACGGTTCGCGCAACGCGAGCCCGTCATCGTCGATGCGCTCCGGGCCGCACGGTCGGCGCCGGAGTGGACGCCGGGATTGCTCAGGTGA
- a CDS encoding L,D-transpeptidase — protein sequence MSQRTRSRLASAILAAGLVAGLGIGSPTATAEPPVPPPAPAFPDPFAPPPAAEPDPFAPVGGPGAQPLPIPEGTPGGQNPNPFIGMPPFVPPSFNPVNGSIAGAAKPIYINFQRPIANRQMAQDAVHITSNPPVPGRFYWVTDTQLRWRPQDFWPKGTVVSIDAAGTKSTFTVPEQLVATIDDNTKTMTVVRNGEVEKEFPVSMGKAGNDTKNGTYYVLEKFADMVMDSSTYGVPVDSADGYRTRVKDAVRIDNSGIFVHGAPWSVASQGEENVSHGCINLAPADAKWFFDNFGSGDAVVIKNTDGGLYNQPDGASDWQMF from the coding sequence ATGTCGCAGCGGACGAGGAGCAGACTCGCCAGCGCGATCTTGGCGGCCGGACTGGTTGCCGGTCTTGGTATCGGCAGCCCGACTGCCACGGCGGAACCCCCGGTGCCACCGCCGGCACCGGCGTTCCCCGACCCGTTCGCGCCGCCGCCGGCGGCTGAACCGGATCCGTTCGCACCGGTGGGGGGACCCGGCGCGCAGCCCCTGCCGATCCCGGAGGGCACCCCGGGTGGGCAGAACCCCAACCCGTTCATCGGGATGCCCCCGTTCGTCCCGCCGTCCTTCAACCCGGTCAACGGGTCGATTGCCGGTGCGGCGAAGCCGATCTACATCAACTTCCAGCGCCCGATCGCCAATCGGCAGATGGCCCAGGACGCGGTGCATATCACCTCGAACCCGCCGGTACCGGGCCGGTTCTACTGGGTCACCGACACCCAGCTGCGCTGGCGGCCGCAGGACTTCTGGCCCAAGGGCACCGTGGTCAGCATCGACGCCGCAGGCACCAAGTCGACGTTCACCGTCCCCGAGCAGCTCGTCGCCACGATCGACGACAACACCAAGACGATGACCGTGGTGCGCAACGGCGAGGTCGAGAAAGAGTTCCCGGTGTCGATGGGCAAGGCGGGCAACGACACCAAGAACGGCACCTACTACGTGCTGGAGAAGTTCGCCGACATGGTGATGGACTCCTCCACCTACGGGGTACCGGTGGATTCCGCGGACGGCTACCGGACCCGGGTCAAGGACGCCGTGCGCATCGACAACAGCGGCATCTTCGTGCACGGCGCCCCGTGGTCGGTGGCCTCGCAGGGCGAGGAGAACGTCAGCCACGGCTGCATCAACCTCGCCCCGGCCGACGCGAAGTGGTTCTTCGACAACTTCGGCAGCGGTGACGCAGTTGTCATCAAGAACACCGACGGCGGGCTCTACAACCAGCCAGACGGCGCGTCGGACTGGCAGATGTTCTGA
- a CDS encoding TIGR04338 family metallohydrolase, whose product MRDTQRAKVYAAEEFVRTLFDRAAQHGTGAIDFFGTALTLPPEARFGSVESVRRYVTDVLNMPAVRERWPGAAPLEVRSRRGETAAHYESGTIAVPDRHGTWALRELVVLHEMAHHLTAAGAPHGAEFVATMTELAGSVMGPEARHVLRVIYSKEGVAG is encoded by the coding sequence GTGCGGGACACCCAGCGGGCAAAGGTCTATGCGGCAGAGGAATTCGTACGCACCCTGTTCGACCGCGCCGCCCAGCACGGCACCGGCGCCATCGACTTCTTCGGCACGGCGTTGACGCTGCCGCCGGAGGCGCGGTTCGGGTCGGTCGAGTCCGTGCGCCGCTACGTCACCGATGTGCTGAACATGCCCGCCGTGCGCGAACGATGGCCCGGCGCGGCACCGCTGGAGGTGCGGTCGCGGCGCGGCGAGACCGCGGCACACTACGAATCCGGGACGATCGCGGTACCCGACCGGCACGGCACCTGGGCGCTGCGCGAACTGGTGGTCCTGCATGAGATGGCCCACCATCTCACGGCGGCCGGCGCCCCACACGGTGCCGAGTTCGTCGCCACGATGACCGAACTGGCAGGCTCGGTGATGGGACCCGAGGCGCGGCACGTGCTGCGGGTGATCTACTCGAAAGAGGGGGTGGCCGGATGA
- a CDS encoding FAD-binding oxidoreductase: MTGRYFFRGDEGYEHARTRTVWNARTPERYPEVIVQAADADDVVDAIGYARQRGLTVGVRSGGHSWAGNHVRDGGMLLDVKGLDHCAIDTGARTAVVGPGMGGSVLAELLAEQDLFFPAGHCKGVCIGGYLLQGGYGWNSRVLGPACESVLGLDVVTADGERRYIDAEHHADLYWAARGSGPGFFAVVTAFHLKLHARPAVCGSSLFVYPLEAAEDIYPWARSISAAVDRRVELQIVASRSVPGAGLDTPGIVMASPVFADTEQEAIDALAVLETCPARSKALVAVPYAPTDLQTWYAGVMTNYPTGYRYGVDNMWTSAPAEDLMPGIRRILSTMPPHPAHFLWLNWGPSPQRQGMAYSLEDEIYLALYGVWEDPADDEKYGDWARSNMAAMQHLQTGIQLADENLGQRPAAFATPEAMDTLDRVRARYDPAGLFHSWMGRV, from the coding sequence ATGACCGGTCGATACTTCTTTCGCGGCGACGAAGGTTACGAGCACGCCCGAACCCGGACCGTCTGGAATGCCCGCACCCCGGAGCGCTACCCCGAGGTCATCGTTCAGGCTGCGGACGCCGATGATGTCGTCGACGCCATCGGCTACGCCAGGCAACGCGGGTTGACGGTCGGCGTGCGATCCGGTGGGCACAGCTGGGCCGGTAACCATGTCCGCGACGGCGGGATGCTGCTCGACGTCAAGGGGCTGGACCACTGCGCGATCGACACCGGCGCCCGCACCGCGGTGGTCGGCCCGGGAATGGGCGGCAGCGTGCTGGCGGAACTACTCGCCGAGCAGGATCTGTTCTTCCCTGCCGGGCACTGCAAGGGGGTGTGCATCGGCGGATACCTGTTGCAGGGTGGCTACGGCTGGAACAGCCGGGTGCTCGGACCGGCGTGCGAGAGCGTGCTCGGCCTCGATGTGGTCACCGCCGACGGTGAGCGCCGCTACATCGATGCCGAGCACCACGCCGACCTCTACTGGGCCGCGCGGGGTTCCGGCCCCGGGTTCTTCGCGGTGGTCACGGCCTTCCACCTCAAGCTGCATGCCCGGCCTGCGGTCTGCGGCAGCAGCCTGTTCGTCTACCCGCTGGAGGCGGCCGAGGACATCTATCCGTGGGCGCGGTCGATCAGCGCCGCGGTGGACCGACGCGTCGAACTGCAGATCGTGGCCTCCCGCTCCGTGCCGGGTGCGGGCCTGGATACCCCCGGGATCGTGATGGCCTCACCGGTTTTCGCCGATACCGAGCAGGAGGCGATCGATGCGCTCGCGGTGCTGGAGACCTGCCCGGCGCGAAGTAAGGCGCTCGTCGCGGTGCCCTATGCGCCGACGGACCTGCAGACCTGGTATGCGGGCGTCATGACCAACTACCCCACGGGATACCGCTACGGCGTCGACAACATGTGGACCTCGGCGCCGGCCGAAGACTTGATGCCCGGTATCCGGCGCATACTGTCGACGATGCCTCCGCATCCGGCACACTTCCTCTGGCTCAACTGGGGGCCGTCACCACAACGGCAGGGCATGGCCTACAGCTTGGAAGACGAGATTTACCTTGCGCTCTACGGTGTCTGGGAAGATCCGGCCGACGACGAGAAGTACGGCGATTGGGCTCGATCAAACATGGCGGCCATGCAGCATCTGCAGACCGGCATCCAGCTGGCCGACGAGAACCTGGGCCAGCGGCCCGCGGCATTCGCCACCCCGGAGGCGATGGACACCCTGGACCGGGTTCGCGCCCGGTACGATCCGGCGGGGCTTTTCCACAGCTGGATGGGTCGCGTCTGA
- the ilvD gene encoding dihydroxy-acid dehydratase: MPSAPDSLPTAADVDIKPRSRDVTDGLEKTAARGMLRAVGMGDDDWAKPQIGVGSSWNEITPCNMSLQRLAQAVKEGVHAGGGYPLEFGTISVSDGISMGHEGMHFSLVSREVIADSVETVMQAERLDGSVLLAGCDKSIPGMLMAAARLNLASVFLYNGSIMPGVARLTDGSEKEVTIIDAFEAVGACARGLMSREDVDIIERAICPGEGACGGMYTANTMASAAEALGMSLPGSASPVAIDKRRDEYARRSGEAVVGLLRRGITTRDILTKEAFENAIAVVMAFGGSTNAVLHLLAIAWEAGVELTLADFTRVGQRVPHLADVKPFGAYVMKHVDEIGGVPVVMRALLDAGLLHGDCLTVTGKTMAENLAHIEPPDPDGKVLRAMNNPIHPTGGITILHGSLAPEGAVVKSAGFDSDVFEGTARVFERERAALDALEDGTITHGDVVVIRYEGPKGGPGMREMLAITGAIKGAGLGKDVLLMTDGRFSGGTTGLCVGHIAPEAVDGGPIAFVRDGDRIRLDVANGTLDLLVDDAEFESRKAGFEPLPPVYTTGVLAKYTKLVGSAAVGAVCS, encoded by the coding sequence ATGCCCTCAGCTCCCGATTCTCTTCCCACCGCGGCCGACGTCGACATCAAGCCACGCAGTCGCGATGTCACCGACGGCCTGGAGAAGACCGCCGCCCGCGGCATGCTGCGCGCGGTCGGCATGGGCGATGACGACTGGGCCAAGCCCCAGATCGGCGTCGGCTCGTCGTGGAACGAGATCACCCCGTGCAACATGTCCCTGCAGCGGCTCGCTCAGGCCGTCAAGGAAGGCGTGCACGCCGGCGGGGGTTACCCGCTGGAGTTCGGGACCATCTCGGTGTCCGACGGCATCTCCATGGGGCACGAGGGGATGCACTTCTCCCTGGTCTCGCGCGAGGTGATCGCCGACAGCGTGGAGACCGTCATGCAGGCCGAACGCCTCGACGGCTCGGTCCTGCTGGCCGGCTGCGACAAGTCGATCCCCGGGATGCTGATGGCGGCGGCCCGACTGAACCTGGCGAGCGTTTTCCTCTACAACGGCTCGATCATGCCGGGTGTCGCCCGGCTCACCGACGGGAGCGAGAAGGAAGTCACCATCATCGACGCCTTCGAGGCGGTCGGCGCGTGCGCGCGCGGGCTGATGTCACGCGAGGACGTCGACATCATCGAGCGCGCGATCTGCCCGGGGGAGGGCGCCTGCGGTGGCATGTACACCGCGAACACGATGGCCTCGGCGGCCGAGGCACTCGGCATGTCGTTGCCGGGCAGCGCCTCACCGGTTGCCATCGACAAGCGTCGCGACGAGTACGCCCGCCGTTCCGGTGAGGCTGTGGTGGGACTGCTGCGTCGCGGGATCACCACCCGCGACATCCTCACCAAGGAGGCCTTCGAGAACGCCATCGCCGTGGTGATGGCGTTCGGTGGCTCCACCAACGCGGTGCTGCACCTGCTGGCCATCGCATGGGAGGCGGGCGTCGAACTGACGCTGGCGGACTTCACCCGGGTCGGGCAGCGGGTTCCGCACCTCGCCGACGTCAAACCCTTCGGCGCCTACGTCATGAAGCACGTCGACGAGATCGGCGGTGTGCCCGTGGTGATGCGTGCACTGCTGGACGCCGGCCTGCTGCACGGCGACTGCCTGACCGTCACCGGCAAGACGATGGCGGAGAACCTGGCCCACATCGAGCCGCCCGACCCGGACGGCAAGGTGTTGCGGGCGATGAACAACCCGATCCATCCCACCGGCGGCATCACGATCCTGCACGGCTCGCTGGCGCCGGAGGGCGCGGTGGTGAAGTCCGCGGGCTTCGACTCGGATGTGTTCGAGGGAACGGCACGGGTTTTCGAGCGCGAGCGGGCGGCACTGGATGCCCTCGAGGATGGCACCATCACGCACGGCGATGTCGTGGTGATCCGCTACGAGGGGCCCAAGGGCGGACCGGGGATGCGCGAGATGCTGGCCATCACCGGCGCCATCAAGGGCGCGGGGCTGGGCAAGGACGTGCTGCTGATGACCGACGGCCGGTTTTCCGGCGGCACCACCGGCCTGTGCGTGGGGCATATCGCCCCGGAGGCGGTGGACGGCGGCCCGATCGCCTTCGTGCGGGACGGGGACCGCATTCGCCTGGACGTGGCCAACGGCACCCTCGACCTGCTGGTCGACGACGCCGAATTCGAGTCCCGCAAGGCCGGTTTCGAGCCACTGCCCCCGGTGTACACGACCGGCGTGCTGGCCAAGTACACCAAGCTGGTCGGTTCCGCGGCCGTCGGCGCGGTCTGCAGCTGA
- a CDS encoding SRPBCC family protein: MWTASRDVAAPADTVWQILTDLQAWPRWGLTVRKAELDGTALLLGATGRVWTPVGVRLPFVISEFDPGRTWGWDVAGVPATRHGVEHLDRGGCRVWMSAPVWAPVYLPVLQIAVQRIAEMAGSPPGPVA, from the coding sequence ATGTGGACGGCGAGCCGGGACGTCGCGGCACCCGCGGATACGGTGTGGCAGATCCTGACGGACCTGCAGGCCTGGCCGCGCTGGGGGCTCACGGTCCGCAAGGCCGAACTCGACGGCACCGCCCTGCTGCTGGGTGCGACCGGCCGGGTCTGGACCCCGGTCGGTGTTCGGTTGCCGTTCGTGATCTCGGAGTTCGATCCCGGGCGGACCTGGGGATGGGACGTCGCCGGGGTACCGGCCACCCGGCACGGGGTGGAGCACCTCGACCGCGGTGGGTGCCGGGTCTGGATGAGCGCCCCGGTGTGGGCGCCGGTGTATCTTCCGGTACTGCAGATCGCGGTGCAGCGTATTGCCGAAATGGCCGGTAGCCCACCCGGGCCCGTGGCGTAG